In Aedes albopictus strain Foshan chromosome 3, AalbF5, whole genome shotgun sequence, the following are encoded in one genomic region:
- the LOC109429255 gene encoding uncharacterized protein LOC109429255, protein MCSGTTFKFLCYFYACCNIFCAISIAVGADKVSEKITRDNCSNGIGSEIASVGNNAAQEICNKKTYAVLVFMLALGCFMSLLMAVGVAMDKSALIKAFRIFLYFNMFFLFGCWLSIFCAFYESHSSMLMLLWGFVLVLCIVYFGMQIWITTGAYEAVQRKSFDVPGDVKSDAVKIIYQ, encoded by the exons ATGTGCTCCGGTACTACATTCAAATTCCTGTGCTACTTTTATGCATGCTGTAACATATTCTGTGCAATTAGCATCGCGGTCGGTGCAGACAAAGTAAGTGAGAAAATTACGCGTGATAACTGTAGTAACGGCATCGGCAGTGAAATCGCCTCAGTGGGAAACAATGCTGCGCAGGAAATTTGCAACAAGA AAACGTATGCTGTTTTGGTGTTCATGCTGGCTCTAGGATGCTTCATGTCTCTATTGATGGCCGTTGGCGTGGCGATG GATAAAAGTGCTCTTATTAAAGCATTCAGGATATTTCTATACTTCAATATGTTCTTCCTGTTTGGCTGTTGGTTGTCAATATTCTGTGCGTTCTATGAAAGCCACAGTTCGATGCTCATGTTACTGTGGGGATTTGTCCTGGTTCTATGTATAG TGTACTTTGGAATGCAGATATGGATCACAACAGGTGCTTATGAAGCTGTTCAACGGAAATCCTTTGATGTTCCAGGTGACGTGAAATCCGATGCAGTAAAAATTATTTATCAATAg